A window of Haliscomenobacter hydrossis DSM 1100 contains these coding sequences:
- a CDS encoding UxaA family hydrolase, whose protein sequence is MKNKILKVHPQDNVIVALTNLVAGETVQLGTETYVVLEDVSAKHKFATEDLQIGDEVTMYGVLVGKAQTPIFRGGLISTANLKHAAGTYQLGEQRSNWPAPQVNGFRERSFQGYHRADGKVGTANYWIVIPLVFCENRNLEVLREALVDDLGYGRKHSYRRQTRELVSLLRAGKSVEDILHADLDVETATFAKNDRLFPNVDGVKFLTHDGGCGGTRQDAQALCGLLAGYIVHPNVAGATVLSLGCQNAQVAMLKEEIAKRDPQLAKPLYVLEQQTVGTESALISEALKMTFAGLMQANQITRQPAPISKICLGLECGGSDGFSGISANPTVGYTSDLLVTLGGSVILSEFPELCGVEQELCDRCVDPPTAQRFSELMYTYNERAKAVGSGFDMNPSPGNIKDGLITDAIKSAGAAKKGGTSPVTAVLDYPEMVNKPGLNLLCTPGNDVESTTAEVGSGANVVVFTTGLGTPTGNPIAPVIKIATNTALARRMPDIIDFNTGSIIEGDETIEEAGKRLLEYVIAVASGEIEVAAVRHGQDDFIPWKRGVSL, encoded by the coding sequence ATGAAAAACAAGATATTAAAGGTACATCCTCAAGACAATGTTATTGTAGCCCTGACCAACCTCGTGGCGGGTGAAACGGTTCAACTCGGAACCGAAACATATGTCGTATTGGAAGACGTTTCGGCCAAGCATAAATTTGCCACCGAAGACCTGCAAATTGGTGATGAAGTGACCATGTACGGCGTCTTGGTGGGTAAAGCACAAACGCCCATTTTTCGGGGTGGTTTGATCAGTACCGCCAACCTTAAACACGCCGCGGGTACCTATCAACTGGGGGAACAAAGAAGCAACTGGCCGGCACCACAAGTGAATGGCTTCCGTGAACGTAGTTTCCAGGGTTATCACCGGGCCGACGGCAAAGTGGGAACGGCTAACTACTGGATCGTCATTCCCCTGGTTTTTTGCGAAAACCGCAACCTCGAAGTACTGCGCGAAGCCCTGGTTGATGACCTGGGTTATGGCCGCAAACACAGCTACCGGCGACAAACCCGCGAACTCGTCAGTTTGCTGCGGGCGGGCAAATCGGTGGAAGATATTCTACATGCCGATCTCGATGTTGAAACCGCAACCTTTGCCAAAAATGACCGCTTGTTTCCGAATGTGGACGGCGTGAAATTCCTCACCCACGATGGCGGCTGCGGCGGTACACGTCAAGATGCACAAGCCCTTTGTGGCTTACTGGCGGGTTACATCGTACACCCCAACGTGGCGGGCGCAACGGTTCTGAGCCTGGGTTGCCAAAACGCCCAGGTTGCCATGCTCAAAGAAGAAATTGCCAAGCGGGATCCCCAACTGGCCAAACCTTTATACGTTCTTGAACAACAAACGGTCGGTACGGAATCGGCCCTGATCAGTGAAGCCCTTAAAATGACTTTTGCGGGTTTGATGCAGGCCAATCAAATTACGCGCCAACCTGCGCCGATCAGCAAAATATGCCTGGGGCTGGAATGCGGTGGATCGGATGGATTTTCGGGTATATCAGCCAATCCTACCGTGGGGTATACTTCAGATTTGCTGGTCACTTTGGGTGGTTCGGTGATCCTTTCGGAGTTCCCCGAATTGTGTGGCGTGGAACAAGAATTGTGTGACCGTTGCGTTGATCCACCCACGGCTCAGCGTTTTTCGGAACTCATGTACACCTACAACGAGCGGGCCAAAGCGGTGGGTTCAGGTTTTGACATGAACCCTTCGCCGGGCAACATCAAGGACGGATTGATCACCGATGCCATCAAGTCGGCGGGCGCGGCCAAAAAAGGAGGTACTTCGCCCGTTACAGCGGTGCTGGATTACCCCGAAATGGTGAACAAACCCGGCCTCAATTTGCTCTGCACCCCGGGCAACGACGTGGAATCTACCACAGCAGAGGTCGGCTCCGGGGCAAATGTAGTGGTTTTCACCACGGGCTTGGGTACCCCTACCGGGAACCCCATCGCACCCGTCATCAAAATTGCCACCAATACGGCCTTGGCGCGCCGCATGCCCGATATCATTGATTTTAACACGGGCTCCATCATCGAAGGCGACGAAACCATCGAAGAAGCGGGCAAACGTTTATTGGAGTACGTCATCGCTGTAGCCAGTGGTGAAATTGAAGTGGCTGCAGTAAGACACGGACAGGATGATTTTATTCCCTGGAAGCGGGGAGTTTCTTTGTAG
- the uxaC gene encoding glucuronate isomerase, translating to MSTLTTTRSFLTEDFLLQTESARLLYHEYAHEMPIIDYHNHLPPQEIAEDKCFDNLTQAWLYGDHYKWRAMRTNGISEDFCTGGKSDYEKFEQWAATVPYTLRNPLYHWTHLELKRYFDIDELLSPSTARSIYEECSAKLRTPDYSVRKLLSKMNVKVLCTTDDPVDSLEYHQAIADDGFEVRVLPAFRPDKAMAVDNPETFNQYVARLEKAADTSIENFNHFLDALKNRHDYFASKGAQVSDHGLEVIYAEDYTEAEIKGIFTKIRDGHTLEQTEILKFKSAMLVYFGIWDWEKNWTQQFHLGALRNNNSRMLRQLGPDTGWDSIGDFPQGRSLSKFLDRLDSNNQLAKTILYNLNPGDNELIATMVGNFNDGSIAGKVQFGSGWWFMDQKDGMERQMNTLSNMGLLSKFVGMLTDSRSFLSYPRHEYFRRILCNLFGQDIDNGELPRDYEWIGKVVQDICYNNAKNYFRF from the coding sequence ATGAGCACCTTAACTACTACGCGTTCCTTCCTCACCGAGGATTTTCTGCTGCAAACTGAGTCGGCGCGGCTGCTCTACCATGAGTATGCCCATGAAATGCCCATCATTGATTACCACAACCACTTGCCACCGCAAGAGATTGCCGAAGACAAATGCTTTGACAACCTGACCCAGGCCTGGTTGTACGGCGACCACTACAAATGGCGGGCCATGCGCACCAATGGCATCTCGGAAGACTTTTGCACCGGAGGCAAGTCCGATTACGAAAAATTTGAACAGTGGGCAGCAACCGTTCCCTATACGCTGCGGAACCCTCTTTATCATTGGACGCACCTGGAATTGAAGCGTTATTTCGATATTGATGAATTACTTTCTCCAAGTACAGCACGCTCCATTTATGAGGAATGTAGTGCCAAGTTGCGCACCCCTGATTATTCGGTGCGGAAATTGTTGAGCAAAATGAATGTTAAGGTGCTTTGTACCACCGACGATCCCGTGGATTCACTGGAATACCACCAGGCCATCGCCGATGATGGCTTTGAGGTACGGGTTTTACCCGCATTCCGTCCCGACAAAGCCATGGCGGTAGATAACCCCGAAACGTTTAATCAATACGTGGCGCGTTTGGAAAAAGCCGCGGATACTTCCATCGAAAACTTCAACCATTTTCTGGATGCCCTTAAAAATCGCCACGATTACTTCGCCAGCAAAGGGGCACAGGTATCGGATCACGGGTTGGAGGTGATTTACGCGGAAGACTACACGGAAGCGGAAATCAAAGGCATTTTTACCAAAATCCGTGACGGCCATACGTTGGAACAGACCGAAATCCTCAAGTTTAAATCGGCTATGCTGGTGTATTTCGGGATTTGGGACTGGGAAAAAAACTGGACGCAACAATTCCATTTGGGGGCATTGCGCAACAATAACTCACGCATGTTGCGCCAATTGGGGCCAGATACGGGTTGGGATTCCATCGGCGATTTTCCTCAGGGACGTTCCTTATCCAAATTCCTCGATCGCCTGGACAGCAACAACCAATTGGCCAAAACCATTTTGTACAACCTCAACCCTGGCGACAATGAACTGATTGCGACCATGGTGGGTAACTTTAACGATGGTTCCATTGCAGGTAAAGTGCAATTTGGCTCGGGCTGGTGGTTCATGGATCAAAAAGACGGCATGGAACGACAAATGAACACCTTGTCCAACATGGGTTTGTTGAGCAAGTTTGTGGGCATGTTGACCGATTCCCGCAGTTTCTTGTCTTACCCCCGCCATGAGTACTTCCGCCGGATTTTGTGCAACCTCTTTGGTCAGGACATCGACAACGGTGAGTTGCCACGCGATTACGAATGGATTGGAAAAGTGGTGCAGGATATTTGTTACAATAACGCGAAAAACTACTTTAGATTTTAG
- a CDS encoding sugar kinase: protein MKKVVTFGEIMMRLNTPGHQRFLQARNLEVTYGGGEANVSVALSQLGVPSRHVTCFPDNDLGRAATAFYRQHGVDFDRTVYHGQRLGLYFLEVGAGMRPSRIIYDRYDSAFAKMDPAAFDWDDLLSDACWFHWTGITPAISDNAAVVCLQALETASRLGIPVSADVNYRRNLWQYGKTVQEVMPALVEHCDVMVCTEGDAKDIFGMETTGFQDMAEQMLARFPNAQSIIATRRDTLSASHNRLTGIGFSHKAGYSETETYDINPIVDRIGGGDSFIAGYIYGRLNLSNELDALSFGTAASALKHMVEGDFAQHSVGEVEQILAGDVSGRLLR, encoded by the coding sequence ATGAAAAAAGTCGTCACCTTCGGAGAGATCATGATGCGCCTGAACACCCCCGGCCATCAACGTTTTTTGCAGGCCCGTAATTTGGAAGTTACTTATGGAGGTGGCGAAGCCAACGTATCCGTAGCACTGTCCCAACTGGGCGTGCCTTCCCGTCACGTCACCTGTTTTCCCGACAATGACCTCGGGCGTGCTGCCACCGCCTTCTATCGCCAACATGGAGTAGATTTTGACCGTACGGTGTACCATGGTCAACGATTGGGCTTGTATTTTTTGGAGGTGGGCGCAGGGATGCGCCCTTCACGCATCATTTACGACCGTTATGACAGCGCCTTTGCCAAAATGGATCCGGCAGCTTTTGACTGGGATGACCTCTTGTCCGATGCTTGCTGGTTTCACTGGACGGGCATTACGCCTGCCATATCGGACAATGCTGCGGTGGTCTGTTTGCAGGCATTGGAAACCGCCAGCCGCCTGGGCATCCCCGTCAGTGCCGATGTGAACTACCGCCGCAACCTCTGGCAGTATGGCAAAACCGTGCAAGAGGTGATGCCCGCTCTGGTTGAACACTGCGACGTGATGGTTTGTACCGAAGGCGACGCCAAAGATATTTTTGGCATGGAAACCACGGGTTTTCAAGACATGGCGGAACAAATGCTCGCGCGTTTTCCAAATGCCCAAAGCATCATTGCCACCCGCCGGGATACCTTGAGTGCCAGCCACAACCGCTTGACTGGCATTGGGTTTTCCCATAAAGCGGGGTATAGCGAAACCGAAACTTACGACATCAACCCGATCGTCGACCGCATCGGAGGAGGCGACTCTTTCATCGCAGGATACATCTACGGTCGCCTGAATTTGTCCAACGAACTGGATGCCCTGAGCTTCGGCACCGCTGCCTCCGCTTTAAAGCACATGGTGGAAGGCGATTTTGCCCAACACTCAGTGGGAGAAGTGGAGCAGATTTTGGCGGGGGATGTGTCGGGGAGATTGTTAAGATAG
- a CDS encoding MFS transporter: MSANTIGKYRWTICALLFFATTINYLDRQVLSLLQPTLAETYGWTNVDYANITSVFQFVYAISMLFAGRIIDRLGTKKGYVWAIIIWSLAAIMHAFAIPIGQATATVLGLFGIGAVSVSIAGFMVSRAVLGFGEAGNFPAAIKATAEYFPKKERSFATGIFNSGTNVGAILAPMSVPYIASHWGWQTAFVIIGAVGFLWLIFWWMYYEKPENQKRLSKEEYEYIHSDKEEESVGAQEKVSWVKLLGYRQTWAFAFGKFMTDGVWWFFLFWLPAYLKAQYDMEKTEISLPLAVLYTMAMVGSIGGGWFPVYFLRKGYAPYDGRMRAMFLIALIPLVVLLAQPLGGISFWIPVVLIGIGASAHQAWSANIFTTVSDMFPKKAVASVVGIGGMAGGLGGVMVSKVAGALFDHYKALGHIQTGYTIMFAACAVAYVIAWVVMKSLVPKYKLITDL; this comes from the coding sequence ATGAGTGCAAACACAATTGGAAAATACCGGTGGACGATCTGTGCACTGCTCTTTTTTGCCACCACGATCAACTACCTCGATCGACAGGTGCTCAGCCTATTGCAACCCACTTTGGCGGAAACCTACGGTTGGACCAACGTTGATTATGCCAACATCACCTCGGTGTTTCAATTTGTGTATGCCATTTCGATGCTTTTTGCCGGGCGCATCATCGACCGACTGGGCACCAAAAAGGGCTACGTTTGGGCCATCATCATTTGGTCTTTAGCGGCCATTATGCATGCATTTGCCATTCCTATCGGCCAAGCTACTGCCACTGTTTTGGGTTTATTTGGCATTGGAGCAGTCTCGGTCTCCATTGCCGGATTCATGGTATCAAGAGCAGTGTTGGGATTTGGTGAAGCGGGCAACTTTCCCGCTGCCATCAAAGCTACTGCCGAATATTTTCCCAAAAAAGAGCGCTCTTTTGCTACGGGGATATTCAACTCGGGAACCAATGTAGGCGCAATTTTGGCACCCATGTCGGTGCCTTACATCGCCAGTCATTGGGGTTGGCAAACTGCTTTTGTCATCATTGGTGCCGTTGGCTTTTTATGGTTGATTTTCTGGTGGATGTACTACGAAAAACCCGAAAACCAAAAACGTCTTTCGAAGGAAGAATACGAATACATCCACAGCGATAAAGAAGAAGAATCAGTTGGGGCACAGGAAAAGGTTTCCTGGGTTAAATTATTGGGGTACCGCCAAACCTGGGCTTTTGCCTTTGGCAAGTTCATGACGGATGGCGTATGGTGGTTCTTTTTGTTTTGGTTGCCTGCTTATCTGAAAGCGCAATACGATATGGAAAAAACCGAAATTTCCTTACCCTTAGCGGTGTTGTATACGATGGCGATGGTGGGGAGTATTGGCGGTGGCTGGTTTCCGGTATATTTCCTCAGAAAAGGCTATGCCCCTTACGATGGTCGGATGCGGGCTATGTTTTTGATCGCTTTGATTCCACTGGTGGTGCTACTGGCGCAACCCCTGGGGGGCATCAGTTTTTGGATTCCGGTGGTACTGATCGGCATTGGGGCTTCGGCACACCAGGCCTGGAGCGCCAATATTTTCACCACGGTATCGGACATGTTCCCTAAAAAGGCGGTGGCCTCGGTTGTCGGCATTGGGGGTATGGCTGGCGGTTTGGGTGGGGTAATGGTATCCAAGGTGGCTGGTGCTTTGTTTGACCACTACAAGGCTTTGGGGCACATTCAAACCGGGTACACCATCATGTTTGCGGCTTGTGCAGTGGCGTACGTGATCGCCTGGGTGGTGATGAAGAGCTTGGTGCCGAAGTACAAGTTGATTACGGATTTGTAA
- a CDS encoding RICIN domain-containing protein: protein MRTSYFIYCLVIYVAIPNIALSQTLSGFFNLVNKNSNLCLAVRNASNLPGEETYQWNADGTTDKAWELIFLGGSTYKVKNAKSQLFLGLRNPVQFNGEKVTQRVEHSGDPQELNWIFIHAGNGYYKIQNRYSRLYLAVEGSSFERGRPIIQWADLGQDDLLWRLVPANLPYPNQVSPTHNPYLTSKGGSTSTVSLPARSYNFPGGGIKNSNQYIGDFFGTGETAAVLDNSNACVGYIYFFNSRNPSYNAPGGMVMSDLEILLSGAREFGKPQVIREKGSIYFASGQVYVGAQMVATVGRVLYTVKILDLKFEVINGRNTGRFYMNSVKVSVIAQAAY from the coding sequence ATGAGAACCAGTTATTTTATTTATTGCTTGGTAATTTATGTAGCGATTCCAAACATCGCTTTGTCCCAAACCCTGTCTGGGTTTTTTAATTTGGTCAACAAGAACAGCAATTTATGCCTGGCCGTCAGGAATGCCTCGAACCTGCCCGGCGAAGAAACCTACCAATGGAATGCGGATGGAACCACGGATAAAGCCTGGGAATTGATTTTCCTGGGAGGCTCAACCTACAAAGTCAAAAATGCAAAAAGTCAACTGTTTTTAGGTTTAAGGAATCCTGTTCAGTTCAATGGGGAAAAAGTTACCCAGCGCGTTGAACACAGTGGTGACCCTCAGGAATTGAATTGGATCTTTATCCATGCCGGGAATGGGTATTACAAAATTCAGAACCGCTATAGTCGTTTATACCTGGCGGTAGAGGGAAGTTCCTTCGAACGTGGCCGACCCATTATTCAATGGGCTGATCTGGGGCAAGATGACTTGTTGTGGCGCTTGGTACCAGCCAATTTGCCTTATCCCAATCAGGTTTCACCTACGCACAATCCTTACCTGACCAGTAAGGGGGGAAGTACAAGCACAGTTTCGTTGCCCGCCCGTAGTTATAATTTTCCTGGTGGAGGTATCAAAAACAGCAATCAATACATTGGTGATTTTTTTGGCACCGGTGAAACGGCAGCAGTTCTGGATAATTCCAATGCCTGCGTAGGCTACATCTATTTTTTCAATTCTAGAAATCCCAGCTACAATGCACCAGGGGGTATGGTCATGAGTGATTTGGAAATCCTGTTGAGTGGCGCCAGAGAGTTTGGTAAACCACAGGTCATCCGTGAAAAAGGATCGATTTATTTTGCAAGTGGTCAAGTATACGTAGGTGCACAAATGGTGGCCACCGTTGGCCGGGTTTTGTACACGGTGAAAATATTAGACCTGAAGTTTGAGGTGATCAATGGAAGGAATACCGGTCGGTTTTATATGAATTCCGTCAAAGTGTCGGTTATCGCACAAGCTGCTTATTGA
- a CDS encoding DUF3472 domain-containing protein, whose translation MKNFTIILCFFIAQQLLAQGNVSIQNAWQQTYLQADSEKPSLGVQSNKAVWVIEKIASSTEVRLKHLASGGYLNAEKDAKFPSIGAIEPGWWSAMWILEPVAGTDQLRLQNKWWSTYLHTESGAIELGTIQPGWASARWKIQPGSNNTTTPTATNKQPFNTVPLGGNTFFSNFGASGIELSIQGIQNWTGATVVPTVYVRFLEKGTYTLNIVAKAAQQSTINVGIQSKNVKVAVNSPDWKKYPLGSFTLEAGYLPIVLNGLIRTGTKFADIQAIEIQGDPAKIKFVDATLTGSAQDSYYFGRRGPSVHMSYTLPAGKNIEWFYNEVTVPSGNDVIGSYFMVNGFAEGYCGIQVNSATERRVLFSVWSPYTTDDPGSIPADQRVKLLGKGPGVNAQDFGGEGSGGQSYLVYNWKAGQTYKFLTRVYPNGDNTTTYSAYFFDPATKNWRFIASFKRPKTSTWYKSPHSFLENFDPERGALTRKVFYNNQWVCDAQGNWSEMTEARFTNDDTGRKKLRMDFNGGVENKQFFLRNCGFFNNFTDPNSMFKRTPGGKKPVINFAQLPK comes from the coding sequence TTGAAGAATTTCACCATCATTCTCTGCTTTTTTATTGCACAGCAGCTTTTGGCGCAAGGCAATGTAAGCATTCAAAACGCTTGGCAACAAACTTATCTCCAGGCAGACTCAGAAAAACCTAGTTTAGGTGTTCAGAGCAACAAAGCGGTCTGGGTTATCGAAAAAATTGCCAGCAGCACTGAAGTACGCCTCAAACACCTGGCCAGCGGAGGCTACCTTAATGCCGAAAAAGATGCAAAATTCCCCTCCATCGGAGCCATCGAACCCGGCTGGTGGAGCGCCATGTGGATACTGGAACCGGTTGCGGGTACTGATCAGCTGCGCCTCCAAAACAAATGGTGGAGTACTTATTTACACACCGAAAGCGGTGCCATTGAACTGGGCACTATCCAGCCCGGCTGGGCAAGCGCCCGCTGGAAAATCCAACCCGGCTCAAACAACACGACTACTCCCACTGCGACCAACAAACAACCGTTCAACACTGTCCCCTTGGGGGGCAACACCTTCTTCAGTAATTTTGGGGCAAGCGGGATTGAACTTTCCATACAAGGCATTCAAAACTGGACTGGCGCCACGGTGGTGCCCACGGTTTATGTCCGATTTTTGGAAAAAGGAACCTACACCTTGAATATTGTTGCCAAAGCTGCTCAACAAAGTACCATCAACGTAGGCATTCAAAGCAAGAATGTCAAAGTTGCGGTGAACAGCCCCGACTGGAAAAAATACCCCCTGGGTTCATTTACCCTGGAAGCGGGTTACCTGCCCATCGTGTTGAATGGATTAATCAGAACCGGAACCAAATTTGCCGACATCCAGGCCATAGAAATTCAGGGCGATCCGGCCAAGATCAAATTTGTAGATGCTACCCTGACCGGATCCGCTCAGGATAGCTATTATTTCGGGCGGCGTGGCCCTTCGGTACACATGAGTTACACCCTCCCCGCTGGCAAAAACATCGAATGGTTTTACAACGAAGTAACGGTACCCAGCGGCAACGATGTCATCGGTTCGTATTTTATGGTCAATGGGTTCGCCGAAGGTTATTGCGGCATCCAGGTCAACAGCGCTACGGAGCGCCGCGTTTTGTTTTCAGTCTGGAGTCCCTACACCACCGACGACCCCGGTTCCATCCCCGCCGATCAACGGGTGAAATTACTGGGCAAAGGCCCGGGCGTGAATGCCCAGGATTTTGGTGGCGAAGGTTCTGGTGGCCAAAGCTATCTGGTGTACAATTGGAAAGCGGGTCAAACCTATAAGTTCCTGACCCGTGTTTATCCCAATGGCGACAATACCACCACGTACAGTGCTTACTTTTTTGATCCCGCAACCAAGAACTGGCGCTTCATCGCATCCTTCAAGCGGCCCAAAACCTCCACCTGGTACAAATCCCCGCACTCGTTTTTGGAGAATTTTGACCCGGAACGAGGGGCCCTGACCCGCAAAGTATTCTATAACAATCAATGGGTCTGTGATGCTCAGGGCAACTGGAGCGAAATGACGGAGGCCCGATTTACCAATGATGATACCGGGCGAAAAAAACTGCGCATGGACTTTAATGGTGGAGTGGAAAACAAGCAGTTTTTCCTCCGCAATTGTGGCTTTTTCAACAATTTCACTGACCCGAATTCCATGTTTAAACGAACCCCGGGTGGTAAAAAACCGGTGATCAACTTTGCTCAATTGCCAAAGTAG
- a CDS encoding RNA polymerase sigma factor, with product MRITEWLTPSNPCRQFENNEQLFQALKSLNNSAIRCVQNKARPSAKQLVEQYKLAPESVDELLNQSSLIFLRKIADGSYQFQGHAPSSYLVEIMKRVALSMTRKRQTNYESIEDHHDLHDPDIEASNRQRESAELVRQFLGQMGEPCESVIRLHHIEGYPDEEVVRQGWTRYTTTDSLKIKRSDCMKKLIQIARQWRNTNNT from the coding sequence ATGCGCATTACCGAGTGGCTGACACCTTCAAACCCTTGTCGACAATTTGAAAACAATGAGCAATTGTTTCAAGCCCTGAAAAGTTTGAATAACTCGGCAATACGCTGCGTACAAAACAAGGCGAGGCCCTCGGCGAAGCAGTTGGTTGAGCAATACAAGCTGGCTCCAGAAAGCGTCGATGAATTGCTCAACCAAAGTTCGCTCATCTTTTTGCGAAAAATAGCCGACGGCTCGTACCAGTTTCAAGGCCACGCCCCCTCTAGTTACCTCGTCGAAATCATGAAGCGGGTGGCCTTGTCGATGACCAGAAAACGCCAAACAAACTATGAATCGATCGAAGACCACCACGATTTGCACGACCCCGACATCGAGGCCAGCAACCGGCAACGGGAATCCGCCGAACTGGTGCGGCAATTTTTGGGGCAAATGGGCGAACCTTGTGAATCGGTCATCCGACTGCACCACATCGAAGGTTATCCCGACGAAGAAGTGGTGCGCCAAGGCTGGACCCGCTATACCACAACCGATTCGCTGAAAATAAAACGCAGCGATTGTATGAAAAAATTGATCCAAATAGCGCGACAATGGAGAAATACGAACAATACCTGA